Proteins co-encoded in one Bos taurus isolate L1 Dominette 01449 registration number 42190680 breed Hereford chromosome X, ARS-UCD2.0, whole genome shotgun sequence genomic window:
- the LOC614207 gene encoding LOW QUALITY PROTEIN: eukaryotic translation initiation factor 5B-like (The sequence of the model RefSeq protein was modified relative to this genomic sequence to represent the inferred CDS: inserted 4 bases in 3 codons; substituted 2 bases at 2 genomic stop codons), with product METWNDNEVGEGKIIEGVASSPRAQNGFSEAKGSMRDASEEDEDNSKRIKERMRAHSSGESGDESDEFLQSRKGQKKNKKNKPGPTVESGNEDDDSSFKIKTVAQKKAEKKERERKKRDEEKAKLRKLKEKEELESGKKDQGKPKESQRKPEEEALKSKVTLDSGAAPASEEKGEGPTGXKDDNEGDKKKKDKKKKKGEKEEKKKGPSKATVKAMXEALAKLKEEEERQKREEKERIKRLEELEAKHKEEERLEQEKRERKKQKEKERKERLKKEGKLLTKSQREARARGEATLKLLQAQGVEVPSKDSLPXKRPIYEDKKKKKPPQQMENKVSEPVELSAAAEVVEQGLPEKEETPPPVEPEEEEETEDAGLDDWEAMANDEERETEENTVHIEVKENPEEEEEEEEEESEDEEEEEGDSEGSEGEDDDEKVSDEKDARKTLDKKPSKDVSSESEDDSDDDRTKEERAYDKAKPRIEKRXLEHSKNINTEKLRAPVICVLGHVDTGKTKILDKLRHTHVQDGEAGGITQQIGATNVPLEAINEQTKMIKNFDRENIRIPGMLIIDTPGHESFSNLRNRGSSLCDIAILVVDIMHGLEPQTIESINLLKSKKCPFIVALNKIDRLYDWKKSPDXDVAATLKKQKKNTRDEFEERAKAIIVEFAQQGLNAALFYENKDPRTFVSLVPTSAHTGDGMGSLICLLVELTQTMLSKRLAQCEELRAQVMEVKALPGMGTTIDVILINGRLKEGDMIIVPGVEGPIVTQIRGLLLPPPMKELRVKNQYEKHKEVEAAQGVKILGKDLEKTLAGLSLLVAYKEDEVPVLKDELIHELKQTLNAIKLEEKGVYVQASTLGSLEALLEFLKTSEVPYAGINIGPVHKKDVMKASVMLEHDPQYAVILAFDVRIERDAQEMADSLGVRIFSAEIIYHLFDAFTKYRQDYKKQKQEEFKHIAVFPCKIKILPQFIFNSRDPIVMGVTVEAGQVKQGTPMCVPSKNFVDIGIVTSIEVNHKQVDVAKKGQEVCVKIEPIPGESPKMYGRHFEATDILVSKISRQSIDALKDWFRDEMQKSDWQLIVELKKVFEII from the exons CGTGATGCATCAGAAGAGGATGAGGATAACagtaaaagaattaaagagcGTATGAGAGCACATTCTTCTGGTGAAAGTGGTGATGAATCAGATGAATTTTTGCAATCCaggaaaggacagaaaaaaaataagaaaaacaagccAGGTCCTACTGTCGAGAGTGGAAATGAAGATGACGACTCGTCCTTCAAAATTAAGACAGTggctcaaaagaaggcagagaagaaagagcGTGAGAGAAAAAAACGGGatgaagaaaaggcaaaacttcggaagctgaaagaaaaagaagagctggagtCTGGTAAAAAGGATCAGGGTAAACCAAAAGAATCTCAGCGGAAACCTGAGGAGGAAGCTCTGAAATCCAAAGTGACACTTGACTCTGGGGCAGCTCCTGCCtctgaagagaaaggagagggtcCCACAG CCAAAGATGACAATgaaggagacaaaaagaaaaaagataagaagaaaaagaaaggagaaaaggaagaaaagaagaaaggacctAGCAAAGCCACAGTTAAGGCTA CAGAAGCTCTGGCTAAGCttaaagaagaggaggaaagacagaagagagaggagaaagaacgGATAAAACGGCTTGAAGAGTTAGAAGCCAAGCATAAAGAAGAGGAAAGATTGgaacaagaaaaaagagaaaggaaaaagcaaaaagaaaaggaaaggaaagaacgCTTGAAAAAAGAGGGGAAACTTTTAACTAAATCCCAGAGAGAAGCCAGAGCCAGAGGCGAAGCTACCCTTAAACTTCTACAAGCTCAGGGTGTTGAAGTGCCATCAAAAGACTCTTTGCCATAGAAGAGGCCAATTTAtgaagataaaaagaagaaaaaaccacCGCAGCAGatggaaaataaagtttctgAACCAGTGGAATTAAGTGCTGCTGCAGAAGTTGTGGAGCAAGGACTACCCGAAAAAGAAGAGACACCGCCTCCTGTTGAaccagaagaggaagaagaaaccgAGGATGCTGGGTTGGATGACTGGGAAGCTATGGCTAACgatgaggagagagagacagaagaaaacacagtgcatatagaagtaaaagaaaaccctgaagaggaggaggaggaggaggaagaagagagtgaagacgaagaggaggaagaaggagacaGTGAAGGCAGTGAAGGTGAAGATGATGATGAAAAGGTGTCAGATGAGAAGGACGCTCGGAAAACATTGGATAAAAAGCCAAGCAAAGACGTGAGCTCAGAATCTGAGGATGACTCTGACGACGATCGAACTAAAGAAGAACGGGCTTATGACAAAGCAAAACCGAGGATTGAGAAACGGTGACTTGAACacagtaaaaatataaatacagagaAGCTAAGAGCTCCTGTTATTTGTGTACTTGGACATGTGGATACAGGGAAGACAAAAATTCTAGATAAGCTCCGTCACACACATGTACAAGATGGTGAAGCAGGTGGTATCACACAGCAAATTGGTGCCACCAATGTCCCTCTTGAAGCTATTAATGAACAAACTAAGATGATTAAAAATTTTGATCGAGAGAACATACGGATTCCAGGAATGCTGATTATTGACACTCCGGGGCATGAGTCTTTCAGTAATCTGAGAAACAGAGGAAGCTCTCTTTGTGACATTGCCATTTTAGTTGTTGATATTATGCATGGTTTGGAGCCCCAGACAATTGAATCTATCAACcttttgaaatctaaaaaatgtCCCTTCATTGTTGCCCTCAATAAGATTGATAGGTTGTATGATTGGAAAAAGAGCCCTGA TGACGTGGCCGCTACTctgaagaagcagaagaagaACACCAGAGATGAATTTGAGGAGCGGGCCAAGGCGATCATTGTGGAATTTGCACAGCAGGGGCTGAATGCAGCTTTGTTCTATGAGAATAAGGATCCCCGCACTTTTGTGTCCTTGGTACCTACCTCTGCACACACTGGCGATGGCATGGGAAGTCTGATCTGCCTTCTTGTTGAGTTGACTCAGACCATGTTGAGTAAGAGGCTTGCCCAGTGTGAGGAGCTGAGAGCCCAGGTGATGGAGGTTAAGGCTCTCCCGGGAATGGGCACGACTATTGATGTAATACTGATCAACGGGCGTCTGAAGGAAGGAGACATGATTATTGTTCCCGGAGTAGAAGGGCCTATCGTCACGCAGATCCGAGGCCTCCTGTTACCTCCCCCTATGAAGGAGTTAAGAGTGAAGAACCAATATGAGAAGCATAAAGAGGTAGAAGCAGCTCAGGGGGTAAAGATTCTTGGAAAGGACCTGGAAAAAACATTGGCTGGTTTATCCCTCCTCGTAGCTTATAAAGAAGATGAAGTCCCAGTTCTTAAAGATGAGCTGATCCACGAGTTAAAGCAGACACTGAACGCTATCAAATTAGAAGAGAAAGGCGTCTACGTCCAGGCCTCGACCCTGGGATCTCTGGAAGCTCTCCTTGAATTTCTGAAGACATCAGAAGTGCCCTACGCAGGGATCAACATTGGGCCCGTCCACAAAAAAGACGTCATGAAGGCTTCGGTGATGCTGGAACACGACCCTCagtatgcagtgattttggcctTTGATGTGAGAATTGAACGGGATGCCCAAGAAATGGCTGATAGTTTAGGAGTTAGAATTTTTAGTGCAgaaattatttatcatttatttgatGCCTTTACGAAATACAGACAAGACtacaagaaacagaaacaagaagAATTTAAGCACATAGCAGTATTCCCCTGCAAGATAAAGATCCTCCCTCAGTTTATCTTCAATTCTCGGGATCCGATAGTGATGGGCGTGACTGTGGAAGCAGGGCAGGTGAAGCAGGGGACACCCATGTGCGTGCCCAGCAAAAATTTTGTTGACATTGGAATAGTAACAAGTATTGAAGTAAACCATAAACAAGTGGATGTTGCGAAAAAAGGACAAGAAGTCTGTGTCAAAATAGAACCCATCCCAGGTGAATCTCCCAAAATGTATGGACGCCATTTTGAAGCTACAGACATTCTCGTCAGTAAGATCAGCCGGCAGTCCATCGATGCTCTCAAAGACTGGTTCAGAGACGAGATGCAGAAGAGTGACTGGCAGCTTATTGTGGAGCTGAAGAAAGTGTTTGAAATCATCTAA